A stretch of Myxocyprinus asiaticus isolate MX2 ecotype Aquarium Trade chromosome 42, UBuf_Myxa_2, whole genome shotgun sequence DNA encodes these proteins:
- the tmem88a gene encoding transmembrane protein 88a, which produces MNGKMSLSRNGTLEKPVSLQPSSEQGESESPQPRLHHTGSISSSMPANASSSGVVVPPPYSIAGSAANDPPMELRGSLDCWACSVLVTAQNLIIATLNMGLAAIIFGLILLPSLVMVVFGFLCHSTVKRHGTNIYCSDFLDDGGCVALLVVGFLLLAPLLVLAMAAYCRMARHLQLGLCFIPYSRAVYKNLPASHHRGLRGCCSQQGAGDSEGKGSVWV; this is translated from the exons ATGAACGGCAAGATGAGTCTTTCTCGTAATGGGACCCTGGAGAAACCAGTCTCCCTCCAGCCTTCTAGTGAGCAGGGGGAGTCTGAATCACCACAGCCCCGTCTCCATCACACTGGTTCCATCTCTTCGAGCATGCCAGCAAATGCATCCAGCTCAGGGGTGGTTGTTCCTCCTCCATACTCTATAGCAGGCAGTGCAGCCAATGATCCTCCCATGGAGTTGAGGGGCTCTTTGGACTGTTGGGCCTGCTCTGTTCTGGTGACAGCACAGAATCTAATCATCGCCACTCTAAACATGGGTCTGGCTGCAATTATCTTTGGCCTCATCCTCTTGCCGTCACTTGTCATGGTCGTTTTTGGCTTCCTTTGCCATTCAACG GTTAAGCGCCATGGCACTAACATCTACTGTTCAGATTTCTTGGATGATGGAGGCTGTGTGGCTTTGCTGGTGGTGGGCTTCCTGCTGCTGGCTCCACTGCTGGTTCTGGCCATGGCTGCATACTGCAGGATGGCACGCCACCTCCAGCTGGGCCTGTGCTTCATTCCCTACAGCCGTGCTGTCTACAAGAACCTGCCTGCATCACATCATCGAGGCCTAAGGGGCTGCTGCAGCCAGCAGGGGGCAGGAGACAGTGAGGGAAAGGGTAGTGTGTGGGTTTAA
- the LOC127432939 gene encoding zinc finger BED domain-containing protein 4-like isoform X2, which translates to MDYVIGLQNSKPRVEMERQPAFDHWMFKHHFTFNEARGRNITVQCNLCLPKVNILSTARDSTSNLKKHLERKHAEHYRKSPSGDGPSDSGHEVKGPSDKKHAKMDHAVYNYTTQSKLNALVFNFIVEDVQPISILEQPGFRKLIEVLSRGKKVMSRKTFDCRLEAAFDKMKEELKKKLDSVQSLCTTADIWTVNNRSYFGMTCHWLEDNLERRSAALACTRIYGRHACETVIAKIQEIHSSYNIESKIRATVTDNASHFVKAKEFSSEDDFEVDESQFEDLGSILSEGEMGADFFLSYFLPPHQRCAAQTLNLIASKDLADAISTGPTHKLHDSSMAKCVAIWHKARDCSTVVADAMESIANVQFTAPCMNQWSSKYFAVHKLMSLTDSQLTELTDLLDVPNFMPEEIAYLKEYADVFKPVAVAFDLLQGEENCFIGIVIPTLLTLKRKLQEKMANTRFFSEVIDNTVKAIDSRFKQVFDSPDARLATTTMPQFRLWWLPESEREVLRAQLVTEVSQLVFVPETANTNVGSVNEDEFFSYGPGSSGNRDGNRGAAEEVRMYLEGTNKDLKCLDDFPRIKKVFIKFNTTLTSSMPVERLFSHEGNIITPKRNQLADEHFERVLLLRYNSKICSLALE; encoded by the exons ATGGATTACGTAATCGGATTACAAAATTCAA AGCCTCGTGTGGAGATGGAGCGGCAGCCAGCATTTGATCATTGGATGTTCAAACATCATTTCACTTTCAATGAGGCACGAGGGAGAAACATCACTGTCCAATGCAACCTCTGTCTTCCAAAAGTCAACATTTTATCCACTGCAAGGGACTCCACATCTAATCTAAAGAAGCACTTGGAG AGAAAGCATGCTGAGCATTATAGGAAGAGCCCAAGTGGGGATGGACCAAGTGATTCAGGACATGAAGTTAAAGGACCATCAGATAAAAAACACGCTAAGATGGATCATGCCGTTTATAATTACACTACACAATCAAAATTGAACGCCCTGGTTTTTAATTTTATCGTGGAGGATGTGCAACCCATTTCAATTCTAGAGCAACCTGGGTTCAGGAAGTTGATCGAAGTGTTAAGCAGAGGCAAAAAGGTCATGAGTCGcaagacttttgattgcagacttgaAGCAGCGTTTGATAAAATGAAAGAGGAGCTGAAAAAGAAACTCGACTCAGTGCAGTCACTATGTACAACTGCTGATATATGGACGGTGAACAACAGAAGCTATTTCGGAATGACTTGTCATTGGCTTGAGGACAATCTTGAAAGGAGGTCTGCCGCTCTTGCCTGCACAAGAATCTATGGCAGGCACGCTTGCGAAACCGTAATAGCGAAGATTCAAGAAATTCATTCTTCCTACAACATTGAAAGCAAAATTCGGGCAACTGTCACCGATAATGCAAGTCATTTTGTGAAGGCTAAAGAGTTCTCATCTGAAGATGACTTTGAAGTAGATGAAAGTCAATTTGAGGATTTGGGCAGCATTCTTAGTGAGGGAGAAATGGGCGCAGACTTCTTTCTAAGCTATTTCTTACCACCCCACCAACGATGTGCTGCTCAAACATTGAACTTGATTGCTTCGAAGGATCTAGCAGATGCCATCTCAACTGGACCAACACATAAATTGCATGATAGTTCAATGGCAAAATGTGTAGCAATATGGCACAAGGCACGAGATTGCTCTACTGTAGTTGCTGATGCAATGGAATCCATTGCAAATGTGCAATTTACGGCTCCTTGCATGAATCAATGGAGCTCAAAATACTTTGCTGTTCACAAGTTAATGTCACTAACTGATTCACAACTCACAGAACTGACCGACTTATTGGACGTCCCAAATTTTATGCCTGAAGAAATAGCATATCTAAAAGAATATGCAGATGTTTTCAAACCAGTCGCCGTGGCTTTTGATCTTTTGCAGGGAGAAGAAAATTGTTTCATCGGCATCGTGATACCAACGTTGTTAACCCTCAAAAGGAAGCTCCAGGAGAAGATGGCAAACACACGCTTTTTCTCTGAGGTCATTGACAACACCGTCAAGGCTATTGACTCCCGCTTCAAGCAGGTTTTTGACAGTCCCGATGCCAGATTAGCCACAACCACCATGCCACAATTTAGGCTGTGGTGGTTACCGGAAAGTGAAAGAGAAGTGTTACGAGCGCAATTAGTTACTGAGGTTTCACAGTTAGTCTTTGTGCCTGAAACAGCCAACACTAATGTTGGCTCTGTTAATGAGGATGAATTCTTCTCATATGGACCTGGAAGTTCTGGCAACAGAGATGGAAACAGGGGAGCAGCCGAAGAGGTAAGGATGTACCTGGAGGGCACAAACAAAGATCTGAAATGCCTCGATGATTTTCCACGCATAAAAAAAGTCTTCATCAAATTTAATACAACGCTGACTTCAAGTATGCCAGTGGAACGGCTGTTCAGTCATGAGGGAAATATTATAACCCCAAAAAGAAATCAGCTTGCAGATGAACACTTTGAGCGTGTACTGCTTCTCCGTTACAACAGCAAAATATGCTCATTGGCTCTGGAATAA
- the LOC127432939 gene encoding zinc finger BED domain-containing protein 4-like isoform X1: MDYVIGLQNSTEPRVEMERQPAFDHWMFKHHFTFNEARGRNITVQCNLCLPKVNILSTARDSTSNLKKHLERKHAEHYRKSPSGDGPSDSGHEVKGPSDKKHAKMDHAVYNYTTQSKLNALVFNFIVEDVQPISILEQPGFRKLIEVLSRGKKVMSRKTFDCRLEAAFDKMKEELKKKLDSVQSLCTTADIWTVNNRSYFGMTCHWLEDNLERRSAALACTRIYGRHACETVIAKIQEIHSSYNIESKIRATVTDNASHFVKAKEFSSEDDFEVDESQFEDLGSILSEGEMGADFFLSYFLPPHQRCAAQTLNLIASKDLADAISTGPTHKLHDSSMAKCVAIWHKARDCSTVVADAMESIANVQFTAPCMNQWSSKYFAVHKLMSLTDSQLTELTDLLDVPNFMPEEIAYLKEYADVFKPVAVAFDLLQGEENCFIGIVIPTLLTLKRKLQEKMANTRFFSEVIDNTVKAIDSRFKQVFDSPDARLATTTMPQFRLWWLPESEREVLRAQLVTEVSQLVFVPETANTNVGSVNEDEFFSYGPGSSGNRDGNRGAAEEVRMYLEGTNKDLKCLDDFPRIKKVFIKFNTTLTSSMPVERLFSHEGNIITPKRNQLADEHFERVLLLRYNSKICSLALE, from the exons ATGGATTACGTAATCGGATTACAAAATTCAA CAGAGCCTCGTGTGGAGATGGAGCGGCAGCCAGCATTTGATCATTGGATGTTCAAACATCATTTCACTTTCAATGAGGCACGAGGGAGAAACATCACTGTCCAATGCAACCTCTGTCTTCCAAAAGTCAACATTTTATCCACTGCAAGGGACTCCACATCTAATCTAAAGAAGCACTTGGAG AGAAAGCATGCTGAGCATTATAGGAAGAGCCCAAGTGGGGATGGACCAAGTGATTCAGGACATGAAGTTAAAGGACCATCAGATAAAAAACACGCTAAGATGGATCATGCCGTTTATAATTACACTACACAATCAAAATTGAACGCCCTGGTTTTTAATTTTATCGTGGAGGATGTGCAACCCATTTCAATTCTAGAGCAACCTGGGTTCAGGAAGTTGATCGAAGTGTTAAGCAGAGGCAAAAAGGTCATGAGTCGcaagacttttgattgcagacttgaAGCAGCGTTTGATAAAATGAAAGAGGAGCTGAAAAAGAAACTCGACTCAGTGCAGTCACTATGTACAACTGCTGATATATGGACGGTGAACAACAGAAGCTATTTCGGAATGACTTGTCATTGGCTTGAGGACAATCTTGAAAGGAGGTCTGCCGCTCTTGCCTGCACAAGAATCTATGGCAGGCACGCTTGCGAAACCGTAATAGCGAAGATTCAAGAAATTCATTCTTCCTACAACATTGAAAGCAAAATTCGGGCAACTGTCACCGATAATGCAAGTCATTTTGTGAAGGCTAAAGAGTTCTCATCTGAAGATGACTTTGAAGTAGATGAAAGTCAATTTGAGGATTTGGGCAGCATTCTTAGTGAGGGAGAAATGGGCGCAGACTTCTTTCTAAGCTATTTCTTACCACCCCACCAACGATGTGCTGCTCAAACATTGAACTTGATTGCTTCGAAGGATCTAGCAGATGCCATCTCAACTGGACCAACACATAAATTGCATGATAGTTCAATGGCAAAATGTGTAGCAATATGGCACAAGGCACGAGATTGCTCTACTGTAGTTGCTGATGCAATGGAATCCATTGCAAATGTGCAATTTACGGCTCCTTGCATGAATCAATGGAGCTCAAAATACTTTGCTGTTCACAAGTTAATGTCACTAACTGATTCACAACTCACAGAACTGACCGACTTATTGGACGTCCCAAATTTTATGCCTGAAGAAATAGCATATCTAAAAGAATATGCAGATGTTTTCAAACCAGTCGCCGTGGCTTTTGATCTTTTGCAGGGAGAAGAAAATTGTTTCATCGGCATCGTGATACCAACGTTGTTAACCCTCAAAAGGAAGCTCCAGGAGAAGATGGCAAACACACGCTTTTTCTCTGAGGTCATTGACAACACCGTCAAGGCTATTGACTCCCGCTTCAAGCAGGTTTTTGACAGTCCCGATGCCAGATTAGCCACAACCACCATGCCACAATTTAGGCTGTGGTGGTTACCGGAAAGTGAAAGAGAAGTGTTACGAGCGCAATTAGTTACTGAGGTTTCACAGTTAGTCTTTGTGCCTGAAACAGCCAACACTAATGTTGGCTCTGTTAATGAGGATGAATTCTTCTCATATGGACCTGGAAGTTCTGGCAACAGAGATGGAAACAGGGGAGCAGCCGAAGAGGTAAGGATGTACCTGGAGGGCACAAACAAAGATCTGAAATGCCTCGATGATTTTCCACGCATAAAAAAAGTCTTCATCAAATTTAATACAACGCTGACTTCAAGTATGCCAGTGGAACGGCTGTTCAGTCATGAGGGAAATATTATAACCCCAAAAAGAAATCAGCTTGCAGATGAACACTTTGAGCGTGTACTGCTTCTCCGTTACAACAGCAAAATATGCTCATTGGCTCTGGAATAA